The window ATTTCAGCCCAGATATCCCCCCTTTGGATGCTTTCCTTGACCATGCTCAGATCTAAGCTAATCACATCTTCCTGTCAGCCGCTTTCAGGGCACCGCACCTCACTGTGCTGACACTCAAAGCTCATTatgcattttcttcctcaatGATTAGATTAATCAATCCACCATTGACGTCTAGAAATGGCGGCATCTCAGAAGGGCCCCATTTGACTGGCAGGGGACTGGCCCAATGCGCCTCGCAAGCCCAGCCAGGCCCACCCCAGCCGGCCCCCCTCTGACGACGCCTGTCCCTTACGCGACTGCCTTGCTGCCATATAAGAGGGACCGCGCTCGGCCTCCAGCAGTCGGCTTTCTGCTGGGCTCGGAGCCAGAACCTGCTGCGTGCTCCCTCCAGACTCCCTGGCTGCGGCTGGACTACCTCAGAGCTACAGCGGTGAGGTGAACCTGTGGACACCTCCAACTCCTCGGGCCTCTCTTCGTCGAAGAGTCTCTTAATTTTCAGATCTCCGGAGCCAGCTGTAGGAAGATCAGGTGTGTGTCTGGGAGTCCCGGAGGGGTGGATAGATCTTGGGTGGGTGCAGTTGGGGACAGAATCCTCATTCCCCCAGAAAGGCCACGGCCATCCCCCTGCCTTGTCACCTCTGTCTTCCTAAATCCGttctttctcccttgtttttctccccagcccctcccgcaGATTGCTCATGGAGGAGCCAAGGCCTTCGAAGCGACTTCGCTCCACGGCCCCTAATCAAGGTACATCAAACGCCTGccactctctttttaatttcgCTTGTTCCCCAATTCTTCCCCAATTGTTTGAATTCAAACTCAATCAAGCATTCTCTGTTTCACCTTCTCATAGCCTGCCTCAACCTGGGCTGCTTGTTGTAAGTCAGCTCCCAGGTTCCACATCATCTGGGaaattcctttccctctttccaactgtaatcccatttcccaaatctgagatttgctgttgttgtcgctgttttgttctgtttagttTGTATTACTGTTTCTCCGTAGCAGAGCGAGTCCTCACGCTACATCTTGATCTATAATAAGCCAGTACTTCCACCTTGTTCTTTCCCGGAGGAGTTGGAATTTTACGGCTATTGCCACATTGTTCTCCAAAACATTTCCCTTCATACACTGAGTGTCCTAAATCTTTTAATCTTGTCTAGTTTGACAGACGCATAACAACAAAGCATCCACTGAAAGGAAATTCTTTAACATCTTGCTTGTCTGAAACATCTTCCTTCTACCCTCCCAGATTCTTTAGTGTAACTTTGGTTGGACACGAAATTTTAGGTGGGAAATTCATTTCCCTTGAAATTTCGAAGACATTTTCTCTTACGTTCTAGACTCAACTGCTGCTTTTGAGATGTCTGATTTGTGAGACATGTGGAATCCTAGCCCTTTCcatgtgacttttcctttctctgtctcccgcTCTCTAGAATCTTTTagaatcttctcttttccctcagcACTCTGAAATTTTATGGTGAAATGTCTCAGTGACAACATACCTCTAATTCTCTTATATCTCATCCTTCTTTCCATCActttagatttttgctttgttctgtggGAGATCTTCTCAACTTCCTTCTCCAATTTCCATGgagagttttgtttcttctctcacaaTTTTAACTTCCAAAATCCCTCTTTCctctgagtatttatttttaaaagtatcctaTAACTGCTTGATGGGTAAAATTCCTTCTATCTCTCTCTGCTcacgctctgcttctcttttagccTCAGGTGGGCCTCCTCCAGAGCCAGGCTGCTGTGTTGCGGACCCTGAAGACTCCGTGGAAGCAGATGGGCCCGCACAGCCAGCCCAACCCGCAAAACCCATCGCTTACGTGACACCCTTCAGATGGCAGACCCCGGCTCGCACAGAGTCACCCCGTCCTGCAGAGAGAGGCCGGCGCCGGGGAGGAAGCCGGCGGCCAGGGCGAGGCCGTGGCAGAAGGGCTGGGCCCCGCGGGGACGCTGGCCAGAGACAGGGGGCAGAACGCTTGACGGGACCGGACGTGCACATCCAACTGGACCACCATGGAGAGCCAGGCCACCAGGGGGAACCGGAAATCACGGAGACCGcagccttctctctttctgaaactggtcctctgcctggaactgtgcagggaggccctggcccCGACGTGGCGCAACCTGAGCTGGGGTTTCAGGAGCCGCCCACTGCTCCTGGGCCTCAGGCTGTTGCCTGGCAACCCGTGTTGACCCTCTATCCCTGCATCGGGTTTAGGGCTCTGGGTGACTCAGCTGTTTTACAAGTCATTCAAACCCCCCACGGCACCTATGTGCAAGGGGTCCCAGTGTTCCTCACCGACATTGCATATTGACCACTGTCTGCCACCCACGTtgttcccagcctccctttcttccACCTGGACGTTCCCCCCAGCCCCAGTTCTGCTCCACTCCTCCCCCGACTGGACCTGAAGCCTGAGCTTCCCCTGAACTTAGAGTACACAACTTACAATATGCAAGCTGCTAAACCCCCTTTCTGTACAAGGCGATTGGAATGGAACTGTCATGTACAGTGAAAGTACACGTCACGTTTTTCAGCCAAGAAAAACCCAACCCAGACAACCTGGAAGAAGTGGGATGCAGCAACGATCAGGAAGCATGGAAATTAGGAAACTGTATTCTTAAGTCCAGAGAAGTACGATTCTGGAAAAAGGATTGATGACCTAGAATGAAAATTCCAGAAGACACTCATATAGACATGTGCGGCATGCGAAAATTCAGAAGGAGCTAGAAGTTACTAAAGTTCTTGTCTAGTGCCTGGAGACGATAGAGTGGCTGAATATAAGAGCAATAAAACTCTAGACTGACACATTTTTAAGTCTCAATGTAGGTACCCTTTGGGAACCACTAAGTGAATTGGAATAGAAGGTAAAATTTCAAACCGATTGAGGACAAAGGGGATCAAAGGACATTTGATGAATCAGGCAAaaggtgttggggtggggggggtTAACGGAAACAAGGAGAGTGCGTGACTCACTGGAACCGCTAAATGAGGAATCAGTAATTTGACGGCAGTGTCCTTGGCTTCCTCCTGGCTTCaatgggaatattttaaatgtttcaccatTAACCAAGTCGTTTGCTGTAACTTTCTCATAGATGTTTAAGTTGAGTTAGTTCCCATCTTTTCAGAGTTTGATAAATGTTGCGTTACGAActgttgtattttgtattatattaagtGGGCTCTTATTGGCTGGTTTTCACTCCTTTGTAAACgtccaaataaaatacagacaactTTTTACATCAAAGATTTTTCTCTCGTGTTTTCAATCCTTCTAAATAAACCTTTCTCTTCAGACTTATTTTATAGAACAGCTCTTTtactaaaatttcacaaatcgcaaatataaaatgtgtttactaaaagcagaaaggaaggtaGAGAAAGGTCTCCAGTCTCTGTTCTCCATTCACATCGCATCTTTCCCCATAGTCACACAAGTCTACACCAACAAACGCATACATTAAGAGCATCGTTTGTGGCTCGCTTTCACAAACACCTGGCGTGCCATGTGCCGGGGTCCCGCTGAAGTGACTATATAAGGTCCAGGCAGGCAACACAGGTGTGGTCAGGACCAGAGCCTCTGTGGGGTCCGTGCGTCTCCAAACTAGGAACAGGTGACTTCGTATTGAAGCATGGCATGGATCACAATGAGCACTGTGCAGTGGGAGCTGCTTCTTGGCTTGCCATTGGGGTCTGTCGTCCATAAGCCAGAAAGCCCCCTTGCAGTCATCCTACACACATGTGCCACTATCTCCTTGCTGTACATCTGTCTGGAAAGATGCACAGGTTTTACATTACGTGGGGGAGGGTCTGCTGATATGCTACTTCCAGGATATTTCTACCACCAGAATGCTTCATTAAACGTTTGTACGTGgagtaagacagggtctcattcagtcatccaggctggagtgcagtggtgcaatcacagctcactgcagcctgcacctcctcagctcaggtgaccctccaacATCAGGTTgccaagtagctcagactgcaGGCAGGCACCGAGACCCCTTGGTAATTCCTCCTGgtttgttgattcattcatttacttattcattttgaaacagagtctcactctttcacccaggctggagcgcggtggctTTGGCTCACTGAGAACTCCATTCTCGGGagtgaagcgattctcatgtctcgccctaataaaaagggaaaaattagccaggcatggtggtgggccgctgtagtcccagctgctcaggaggctgaggcgggagaatcctttgaacccaggaggcggaggttgcagtgagcccagattgagccattgcagtgatccgagatcatgctattgccctccagcctgggtgacaagagcaaaactttgtctcataatggaaaaaagagagagaaaagtcatcCCAGTAAGAAAGATCAAAGTTTGGAAGAGAAACTTCACAGAAGAATCTATGGGTTTGGTCAGTGAGCACACGCAATCCCAATAAGGATGAGAATACGCAAATAAGCATGGAGCATCCTGTGGtgccagggagaaaggagccgcccaaaaccaaacaaaaccaaaagccacaGCGATGGGAGGTTGACAAAGGGACATGGAAGCCAACTAAAGGAGCTCCcggtggccaaagctggaaacattgtGTAACAAAGTAATTAACTaaataattactaattaaatagttaagtaaaatatttgacaaaataatcaGTTCAATTATTGAATAATTCATCCCCTGAAGTATTGGAGTGTAAACCAAAGTATACAATAGGTGTCCataagtccatactgatataaataagtgattaaataaacaaacatgtgggGAGAATGGGAAAATCCTCCACACAGGAGAACTCCGCAGAGTTTAGGTAGCTATTCCCCTGCAAGGAGATAAAGCATAACTTCCCTTTTATTTAAGTATAGGCTACAGGTAGCGACTTCCAAACAGTACAGTAGAgaaagaggtgggaaaatcactttatGGTGGAGAAACGTAATCAACACTGCCCCAGCCAGGTGACCAGGACTAATAGCAGCAGTGATAAGCCGGCTTGATGGTGTGTACTCTAGACAGGATGGGATGGGAGTGGCACTTTCCCGCTGCAATCTTCCTTACAAAAACGTATAATTCCAGTCAGATCATAAGGAATACATCACACGAACTTCAGGAGAGGACATCCCACAATACATCTGATCAGTAtgcaaagtgtcaaggtcatcaaaaacaaggcaagTGTGAGAAACCGTCGCAGCCAAGGGGAACCGTGACGAATTGTACGGTGGTACCCTGGATGGGGTCTTGGGACAGAAAAGGTATGTGAGGcgaaaacacagcaaaacctcacttcaacaaaaaatacaaacccaaaaaataattggcccggcacggtggcttgcgcctggggtcccagctactcgggaggttgagcgggaaggatggcttgagctgaggacttccaaacaagcctgggcacatagcgaaacctcgcctctccaaaaaatcccaaaattatcccgatgtggtggcgctcacctgtagtccagctactccggaggctgagacagcagaatcacttgaactgattctcctatctcagccccccaagtagccgcagcgagccgagatggcaccactgcactccagcctgggctacagagcgagaaccCGTCTCTGTAAAAAAACGAGGATGCAAACCGACCAAATAACCCACTGTGGGATCCCCTCCAGTGTCCTGCTGTGTTTCCTGCTGTCTTCCTCCACCCGTGTGTGCACCCACAGCAATAAAAGCCAGTGGTGTGGGTCTCACACGCATCTCCAGCCCCATCGCCATCGCGCTCAGCTCCACTCTTTTTACAAAAGGCCACTTGACATCCTCCCCTGGCAGTTCAAAAGCTCCTTCAACCAGATGTGCGCAAGCCAAGCTCCGCCACTTCCCACTCAGAGCAGGTTCTCGGTCCACCTCCGCCTGAACGAACGGGCGGGCTACCAAGGCCGCAGTCTCTTCCTCAAGGGCTGTCCACACTGGGTCTCGCTTTCTCTTGGAAATTTCTCTCCCACCAGGGAACTTTCTCCTCCTCTACCTCCCTCGGTCTCAGTCTAACAGCACCCTGCGCCCAACCCCGAGGGCTGCAATAGCCTTCTTGCCTCTCCTGACTTATTCTGCGGACCCTGGGTTGGCGCTCCTTCACAGCCAGGCTGGTCGTTTCTGAAATGTTAACCCACTGCCGGACACCGTTCCACGGTTTTCCGCTGCCTTGGAACAAGACCAGCTCCTGCGCGGACCCTGCCTCCACGTCGCACCACCTCTGCGCCCGGACTTGGCCTCCCGTCCATTCCCAGAATGTGCCGGGCTCCCTTCCAGTCCGGGCCTCAGCACACTTTCTtcactccccttcctctctccctgcctctcccagcccggtGCAGGTtgactaatttcaaattttatgttccaGATTTCAGCCCAGATATCCCCCCTTTGGATGCTTTCCTTGACCATGCTCAGATCTAAGCTAATCACATCTTCCTGTCAGCCGCTTTCAGGGCACCGCACCTCACTGTGCTGACACTCAAAGCTCATTatgcattttcttcctcaatGATTAGATTAATCAATCCACCATTGACGTCTAGAAATGGCGGCATCTCAGAAGGGCCCCATTTGACTGGCAGGGGACTGGCCCAATGCGCCTCGCAAGCCCAGCCAGGCCCACCCCAGCCGGCCCCCCTCTGACGACGCCTGTCCCTTACGCGACTGCCTTGCTGCCATATAAGAGGGACCGCGCTCGGCCTCCAGCAGTCGGCTTTCTGCTGGGCTCGGAGCCAGAACCTGCTGCGTGCTCCCTCCAGACTCCCTGGCTGCGGCTGGACTACCTCAGAGCTACAGCGGTGAGGTGAACCTGTGGACACCTCCAACTCCTCGGGCCTCTCTTCGTCGAAGAGTCTCTTAATTTTCAGATCTCCGGAGCCAGCTGTAGGAAGATCAGGTGTGTGTCTGGGAGTCCCGGAGGGGTGGATAGATCTTGGGTGGGTGCAGTTGGGGACAGAATCCTCATTCCCCCAGAAAGGCCACGGCCATCCCCCTGCCTTGTCACCTCTGTCTTCCTAAATCCGttctttctcccttgtttttctccccagcccctcccgcaGATTGCTCATGGAGGAGCCAAGGCCTTCGAAGCGACTTCGCTCCACGGCCCCTAATCAAGGTACATCAAACGCCTGccactctctttttaatttcgCTTGTTCCCCAATTCTTCCCCAATTGTTTGAATTCAAACTCAATCAAGCATTCTCTGTTTCACCTTCTCATAGCCTGCCTCAACCTGGGCTGCTTGTTGTAAGTCAGCTCCCAGGTTCCACATCATCTGGGaaattcctttccctctttccaactgtaatcccatttcccaaatctgagatttgctgttgttgtcgctgttttgttctgtttagttTGTATTACTGTTTCTCCGTAGCAGAGCGAGTCCTCACGCTACATCTTGATCTATAATAAGCCAGTACTTCCACCTTGTTCTTTCCCGGAGGAGTTGGAATTTTACGGCTATTGCCACATTGTTCTCCAAAACATTTCCCTTCATACACTGAGTGTCCTAAATCTTTTAATCTTGTCTAGTTTGACAGATGCATAACAACAAAGCATCCACTGAAAGGAAATTCTTTAACATCTTGCTTGTCTGAAACATCTTCCTTCTACCCTCCCAGATTCTTTAGTGTAACTTTGGTTGGACACGAAATTTTAGGTGGGAAATTCATTTCCCTTGAAATTTCGAAGACATTTTCTCTTACGTTCTAGACTCAACTGCTGCTTTTGAGATGTCTGATTTG of the Gorilla gorilla gorilla isolate KB3781 chromosome 14, NHGRI_mGorGor1-v2.1_pri, whole genome shotgun sequence genome contains:
- the LOC134757063 gene encoding proline-rich protein 20E, which codes for MEEPRPSKRLRSTAPNQASGGPPPEPGCCVADPEDSVEADGPAQPAQPAKPIAYVTPFRWQTPARTESPRPAERGRRRGGSRRPGRGRGRRAGPRGDAGQRQGAERLTGPDVHIQLDHHGEPGHQGEPEITETAAFSLSETGPLPGTVQGGPGPDVAQPELGFQEPPTAPGPQAVAWQPVLTLYPCIGFRALGDSAVLQVIQTPHGTYVQGVPVFLTDIAY